The DNA region AAAGATAATATGTACTGGACTTGAGCCCTTGGTGGTCATCACTTTTTCCTTTCAGCCAAGTCATAAACACTGGTTTCAACTTAGTCACCACTTGCAGATCCAACGCTACAGCATAACCTCCACTACTCCACCAAATGCAAATTAACCTGCCAATCTTCCACCTCATCAAGTTCAGTCCACAAGTTCACAACCCCAAACCTTTACCAATTGGAAAGTACTTTCAGCACCACTGTCACTACTCGCTTAAACTGGTCAAGGCAGCCTAAAAAGGTTTGGTGTTTTTGGaccttattatttttctttgctcatCATAAAATCTATTGAAAATTATTGGTTGTTCACTTGAAATTGGGATttgatttatgaaataaaagtagTTTTGGGTTCATTTGGTGGTGGAGTAGAGAGGTCTTTTCATGAAAGGGCAAGTGGAAGCAACCACCACTGATCTAGATCCATTGTCTTAGTCTCCAAAAGTATACAAGTTCACCATTTGCTCATGTGTTATCTCAACCAAAGCTTCTCAGGGGTTAAGTTTATTTATGAGTGCTTGTAGATGTAATGCTTTTTACACTTTTATCTAGTATGATTTTAGATTGCTTGTAATCATGCAATACTTTTTAGCTTATTATCAAAAATAGAATGAACTGGAATTGTATCCCGTTTCAATTTTCATTCAAGAGTTCTTGTGTGTTTCCATGccccttcaagacccccctaAAATGGTAAGTGTGTTTCTTTCTGGATTGAGACTAAGGATCTGAACATTAGAAGCCAAAGAAGAGGTCTTCAGCATGACCTTTATTCCCAGTTTTGACAAAATATAGTCAGGatgtagcaatttttttttctacatccTGAATGTGTGGGGGTGCAATATTCATGTGATATATGTATTAAATTTCATTGGCTTAGGTACCAAGCTCagcttcaaaaaaatttgatgtaCTTAGCTGCAATTGCTGATGCCCAACCGCAAGCTCCAACAATGCCTCCCCAGGTGACTGTTGGGATTACTCTTCTTTTACTGATTTATCATATTGCATACATCTTGCTCATGTATATCAAACACTTGCAGATGACCCCACATCCGGCGCTGCAACAAGGAGGGTATTTTATGCAACACCCTCAGGCAGCAGCAATGGCTCAGCAACAAGGTATTTTTCCTCCGAAGATGCCATTACAGTTTAATAATCCACATCAGATACAGGATCCACAGCAGCAGTTACATCAGCAGCAACAGGCTATTCAAGGGCAAATGGCAATGAGAGCTGGAGGGGCTAACAATGGTTTGCATCCCATTCATACTGAAAACATTCTTGGAGGTGGCAGCAGTGGTCCACCTTCTATTGCAGGCCCAAATGACATACGTGGAGGAAGCAAACAAGATGGCTCTGAGGTTGGGACAGCTGGTGCTGACGGCCAGGGAAGCTCAGCTGCTGGGCATGGAAGTGGCGATGGAGAATCTTCTTACTTGAAGGGGTCAGAGGAAGCAAAGTAACATGTTCCTATGTGCCATTCGTCCCATTCCGCATGAATACATGTGACTGTTGATAGTAGGTGTCTGTTAGAGTAGAAGTGGTACGTTCTGTTGTCTTTGATAGATTGAGGGATGTACTAAAAGTTTTACCTGTTGTAGTATTTAAGAGAGTTAGGTAGTTGAAGTTGTATTTTAAGAGTCTTGGCATGCAgtgaattctgccaccaaatggAACGTGTGGATAGTCAAGACAATCTTAGtcggaagaggaagagaggtgAGTGAAGCATGTGGCCACCTGCTTCCATAACTGTCAATTTGTTATAACTTACAAATACATGCAGGGTCTTCCAGACTTGTGATTGCATTAATGTTCTGTTGCTTTTGAACATTAATTTGTCTTCGTTCGAATTACATTCAGAGTGTTTCAGGCTGCAATCCTACTGAAGCTATTGCTCTTAGGTTTTATTTGAAATCAGGGTGAATTTTAAGTTGGTGGTTCGGGAAGAATTGCTTCTCTGGGAATCTACAACAGAGGCAAATGAGGGAAAGTTTATTTGCAATAGGCCAGTGATAAAATGGGCGACTTTAAATCTGGATTTGATAAGATTATAACTTATTTTGATTCCAGATCATATTCTGCTAGCCTTTCTGTTATTTAAGCATTTGCAGAACATATTTGAGATTAGGTAGTTTTGCAGCCATATAGGAGTGACGCTTTCTTTTTGGCCGGTTTTATTTATGCTTGTTATGTAGTAAATAATGCAAGAAAATGattgttaaaaactaaaaaggatACATTATGAGGATTATTTTTTAAGGGGGTGGGGGGtagtggaaaaagaaaagtgagagaaTCCTATCCAAAGGCAATTCTCAGAAcctaaaaagaagaggaaagcaAAAGGCAAAAGAGAAAGGTTAGGATTTTTGAGGTGTCATTTTCCAAACGAAAGAAGAATCAGAACTTCTGTAAGTCTTGTTAAAACCATTGAGGCCTGTGATTGAAGATGAAGTCCACAATCAAATATAGTacataaataaatcaaatcaaagGGGAACAAGATATTGAGGTTTTCTTTTGAACATTGGCTTACGATGAGATGTTGAACTTATATACCCGATTGAGGTTATGAGTAATTGGTATTTTATATACAAACGACAGAACTGGACAAGCACGCCTAACGAATACAAATTATGAGTTTTATGAGAGAATATGACTTATTATCTGCCTTAATACAACCTCCAATATTGCTTCAGCTAGCACTTGGTGTGTTTCAACTACTAACTTTGCTTGTTAAATGTTAACGAACTTTTTTGAATCAGTTATAAGATGCAGACCTAACACCAAACCCTGTAATATATCATGTCGATAATAAGGAGGATTGATGTCTCTTCAAATCAGTGTTGTTATGCCTAACATGAAAGTAGAAATTAATAATCAAATCAtggttttttataaaaataaataggcTATTGAGGATCTAGCCCATTTCCTCTTCTTCCCCAAAAACCCACACAGGATTTTTGAGACAATGAGTCCCTGGGCCACCGAAAAGGCTGTCTAAAAAAGCCGAATTACGagtctttaaatttttatatatatatatttaaagcaaaaggttgtaaaaaataaaaaagagagaaatcaaagAGCCTCCCATGGCTACATCTTCATTAAGCTAGTTTGTAACTCTAAGATCACATTAATAGCACATTGAATTCTACAAAATCATAATTTATACATTTATGGcaacattttaatatattttatcgCTTACACATTTACAATAATATCCTATTACTCCTAACCCCCCTCAAACTTAAAAGGGGAGGTACCTAAGTTTGgaagtaaagttttttttttttttaaaattttttttttttatacaagatagaaattttattttaacttaatctaagtgtgtTAGGGCATATGTGATacatgt from Castanea sativa cultivar Marrone di Chiusa Pesio chromosome 6, ASM4071231v1 includes:
- the LOC142639215 gene encoding GRF1-interacting factor 3 → MQQPQQMIPMMPSFPPTNITTEQIQKYLDENKKLILAILDNQNLGKLAECAQYQAQLQKNLMYLAAIADAQPQAPTMPPQMTPHPALQQGGYFMQHPQAAAMAQQQGIFPPKMPLQFNNPHQIQDPQQQLHQQQQAIQGQMAMRAGGANNGLHPIHTENILGGGSSGPPSIAGPNDIRGGSKQDGSEVGTAGADGQGSSAAGHGSGDGESSYLKGSEEAK